From the Pedobacter cryoconitis genome, one window contains:
- a CDS encoding DUF421 domain-containing protein: MSRIFGEGKDLNALNMGCRALVLYFIMLLFIRISGTRTFGKKTAFDNIIVITIGALLSRVVVGASAFMPTVTAGFVLVMLHRALAWASLHHQWVDRIIKGSERILYTQGQIDQQNLDKSLMSKGDLMESVRINGNLNDLEAINEARLERTGEISIIKKE, from the coding sequence ATGAGCAGGATATTTGGGGAGGGCAAGGACCTCAACGCATTAAATATGGGATGCCGTGCACTGGTGTTGTATTTCATAATGCTACTATTTATCAGGATTTCCGGTACCCGCACATTCGGTAAAAAGACTGCTTTTGATAATATCATTGTCATCACAATTGGTGCATTATTAAGCAGGGTAGTTGTGGGTGCATCTGCTTTTATGCCAACAGTTACCGCTGGTTTTGTACTGGTTATGTTGCATCGTGCTTTAGCATGGGCAAGTTTACATCACCAATGGGTTGATCGTATAATTAAAGGATCAGAAAGAATATTATATACACAAGGGCAAATTGACCAGCAAAATCTGGACAAGAGCCTGATGTCTAAAGGCGATCTGATGGAAAGTGTAAGAATAAACGGTAATCTCAATGACCTTGAAGCTATAAATGAGGCGCGTTTGGAGAGAACAGGGGAGATCAGCATCATCAAAAAAGAATAA
- a CDS encoding alpha-amylase, producing the protein MNKKSSYLLGKTVLFMGFFLSFSACKKSVIADPAPSDNFKQIQVDAATGSGSDVMMQAFYWDVPQGGWWNTLNDKIPAWKAAGIGAIWLPPATKAQGGATSMGYDPYDYFDFGSYTQMGTKPTRFGDSTSLGKLITTAHNNSIKVYADIVLNHCSGGTLEANPYTNTSTYTKFTPLSGKFQRTYNDFHPNDIEAADEGAFAGFPDLCHKKANVSNWIYNASYSMSKFYKNNLHFDGFRFDYVKGYGAWVVKNFVNSVGGPAAVFAVGEEWDGNAANLQNWVDATEQTSSAFDFACFYAMHSAFDTNDLTRLNDDMLLKRNAAKAVTFVSNHDTDITTNKYSAYAYIMTHEGYPCVFYKDYENLLDKNRMNNLIWIHKNLAGGTTTNLYSATDQYIDRRNGYGTLPGLIVYFNGSDNWQQQWVTSNWANKKIKEYTGASNWEPTVAADGRVLIQVPPHAYSIWSVTGL; encoded by the coding sequence ATGAACAAAAAATCATCTTACCTATTAGGGAAGACTGTCCTGTTTATGGGCTTTTTTCTCTCCTTTTCTGCTTGCAAAAAGTCAGTAATCGCTGACCCCGCCCCATCAGACAATTTTAAACAGATTCAAGTTGACGCAGCCACGGGTTCCGGAAGCGATGTGATGATGCAGGCATTTTACTGGGACGTTCCCCAGGGCGGCTGGTGGAATACACTGAATGACAAAATTCCGGCATGGAAAGCAGCAGGAATTGGCGCAATATGGCTTCCGCCTGCCACTAAAGCACAAGGTGGTGCAACAAGTATGGGTTATGATCCTTACGATTATTTTGATTTCGGCAGTTACACGCAAATGGGTACAAAACCGACAAGGTTTGGTGATTCAACGAGCCTTGGTAAATTGATCACTACTGCGCACAACAATAGTATAAAAGTATATGCTGATATTGTACTCAATCATTGTAGCGGAGGAACTTTAGAAGCGAATCCTTATACCAATACCAGTACTTATACTAAATTCACGCCGTTATCGGGTAAATTCCAGCGTACTTATAATGATTTCCACCCCAACGATATCGAAGCTGCTGATGAAGGTGCTTTTGCCGGATTCCCTGACCTTTGCCATAAAAAAGCAAATGTTTCTAACTGGATCTATAATGCTTCTTACAGCATGTCCAAATTCTATAAAAACAATCTTCACTTTGACGGATTTCGTTTTGATTACGTAAAAGGCTACGGTGCCTGGGTAGTCAAAAATTTCGTGAACAGTGTAGGTGGCCCTGCGGCTGTTTTTGCTGTTGGTGAGGAATGGGATGGTAATGCCGCAAACTTACAGAATTGGGTAGATGCAACTGAACAAACTTCTTCAGCTTTTGATTTTGCTTGTTTTTATGCGATGCATAGTGCCTTTGACACGAATGACCTGACACGTTTGAATGATGATATGTTATTAAAGAGAAATGCAGCCAAGGCAGTTACTTTTGTAAGTAACCATGATACTGATATTACCACCAATAAGTATTCCGCTTATGCTTATATCATGACTCACGAAGGATATCCTTGTGTTTTCTATAAAGACTACGAGAATCTGCTGGACAAAAACCGGATGAATAACCTGATCTGGATCCATAAAAACCTGGCTGGAGGAACAACAACCAATTTATACTCAGCTACCGATCAGTATATTGACAGAAGAAACGGATACGGTACGCTTCCTGGTTTAATTGTCTATTTTAATGGTAGTGATAACTGGCAGCAACAGTGGGTAACTTCTAACTGGGCTAATAAAAAGATAAAAGAATATACAGGTGCATCGAATTGGGAGCCAACTGTTGCTGCTGACGGAAGGGTATTGATCCAGGTTCCCCCACACGCTTATTCGATCTGGTCAGTTACTGGTCTGTAA
- a CDS encoding ROK family protein: MNNRELLRVDIIKQLYYKNPLSLTELSKLTSKSLPLVTKVVNDLVSEGYVQEQGLGPSTGGRRASLFLLNIEKQRYVISVATDQFTARLIIYDLANTIILPVKKLELDILDDEEAVDKLVSFIAENIAASGIDQKKFLGIGIGMPGFISAEEGVNYTHLKTKDGSHFGKYLTDRLKLQVFIDNDSRLIANAELFFGAAVGMKDVMVVNIGWGTGLGMIINGQLYRGNSGYAGEFSHIPLSTTNMLCSCGKRGCLEVETSLLVMTQKAKLAMEAGEATSMTELFKDESRNTGELFLEAARNHDPLAVSILSEAAFHIGKGVATLIHIMNPECIVLSGRGAAAGKILLPPIQQAINEFCIPRIAAQTTVVLSELAADAELLAGASLVIEHCEFD; this comes from the coding sequence ATGAATAATAGGGAACTATTAAGAGTTGATATTATTAAGCAACTATATTATAAAAATCCACTTTCGCTAACTGAGCTAAGTAAGCTGACTTCTAAAAGTTTACCACTGGTTACGAAAGTAGTGAATGACCTGGTTTCAGAAGGATATGTGCAGGAGCAGGGCCTTGGGCCTTCTACAGGAGGAAGAAGAGCCTCTTTATTTCTTTTGAATATCGAAAAACAGCGCTATGTTATTTCTGTAGCTACAGATCAGTTCACCGCCCGGTTGATTATCTACGATCTGGCTAATACGATCATTCTTCCAGTTAAAAAACTTGAACTCGATATCCTGGACGATGAAGAAGCAGTAGATAAACTCGTTTCATTCATTGCGGAAAATATTGCAGCTTCTGGCATAGACCAAAAAAAATTCCTGGGGATTGGAATTGGTATGCCCGGTTTTATCAGTGCAGAAGAGGGCGTAAACTATACGCATCTAAAAACTAAAGACGGTTCACATTTTGGTAAATATTTAACAGACAGGCTTAAGCTTCAGGTATTTATTGATAATGATTCACGCCTGATTGCTAATGCCGAGTTGTTTTTCGGTGCCGCAGTAGGGATGAAAGATGTAATGGTCGTTAATATTGGCTGGGGAACTGGTTTAGGTATGATTATCAACGGTCAACTATATAGGGGAAACAGCGGATATGCAGGTGAGTTCAGCCATATCCCTTTATCTACAACCAATATGTTATGCTCTTGTGGTAAACGCGGCTGTCTGGAAGTGGAAACCTCTCTGCTCGTGATGACACAGAAAGCTAAACTGGCTATGGAAGCAGGAGAAGCAACCAGTATGACCGAACTCTTTAAAGATGAAAGCAGGAATACAGGAGAGTTATTTTTAGAGGCTGCCCGTAACCACGACCCTTTAGCAGTTTCTATCCTTTCTGAAGCAGCCTTTCATATTGGAAAAGGAGTAGCCACCTTAATTCATATTATGAATCCCGAATGTATCGTCCTGAGTGGCAGGGGGGCAGCAGCGGGTAAAATATTACTACCACCCATACAACAAGCAATCAATGAATTCTGTATTCCAAGAATAGCTGCTCAAACCACAGTTGTACTTTCAGAATTAGCCGCGGATGCAGAATTACTGGCAGGAGCAAGCTTAGTCATTGAGCATTGTGAATTTGACTGA
- a CDS encoding Crp/Fnr family transcriptional regulator: protein MLRTNTDLLTFIEHLYTLQERKEDIILRSFNKGERLLEQDVKIGKVFIIKEGVTKCYLTEENDKEYLFEFLGKGQIIGEIEALKSRACLCTVEAISAVSAYCLSASFFLSLVDKNLEINKILLQELTDRILHTSSRASFQQLYSLEHGLSKLLQLQEKEQIDLSRDDMAAYLGITIRSLNRALKQLKKT, encoded by the coding sequence ATGTTAAGAACCAATACTGATTTATTAACCTTCATTGAGCATCTTTATACCCTTCAGGAAAGAAAAGAGGATATCATTCTGAGGTCTTTTAATAAAGGTGAAAGATTACTTGAACAGGATGTTAAGATCGGTAAAGTATTTATTATCAAGGAGGGGGTAACAAAATGCTACCTGACTGAAGAAAATGATAAAGAGTATCTGTTTGAGTTTTTGGGCAAGGGACAGATTATTGGTGAAATAGAAGCGCTGAAAAGCAGGGCATGTCTTTGTACTGTAGAAGCAATCAGTGCGGTGAGTGCCTATTGCTTATCTGCTTCTTTTTTTCTGTCTTTAGTAGATAAAAATCTTGAAATTAATAAAATACTGCTGCAAGAGTTGACTGACCGTATCTTGCATACCAGTAGCAGGGCTTCTTTTCAGCAATTATATTCTTTAGAACATGGACTTTCTAAATTGCTCCAGCTTCAGGAAAAGGAACAAATTGATTTGAGCAGGGATGATATGGCAGCTTATCTTGGTATCACTATCAGAAGTTTAAACAGGGCATTAAAACAACTGAAGAAAACTTAA
- a CDS encoding SusD/RagB family nutrient-binding outer membrane lipoprotein codes for MKKLIINISFVLVAATSLVSCKKAIEDKFYNPEKARDASLSGLFTAMLNNDRVAAKYWNVRTFLCQMPGVYAQTSYFPNANSVYQQSDGYSQNYWDDFYATGGNGSGSMAQYRSMETKFKTLSDTEKAAQATIMQAAKVVLIEQAAKMVDLWGDIPYSEAGSLETSSTIVNAKFDEQKALYTSFIADLATAGAYFKANPTNKDFAKADILLKGDVNLWARYANSLRLRLLMRISKVDEGTARTAVLDMLNNSAAFPLIDGGNNPSYNPGVSDVLLQPLTNSTSDLSAAFMEGSWYATDYMLNTVMLPANDPRIPVIYDKYGRTVNGKFVPNAGYKAMPVTMTGSDQETKFADYSVLDSATFLYNQKLPGIVITASEVNLLKAEAYERWGSSASAQTAYGNALRQSVTFYHYLNSLNQGGGYVNVPVPAAADIDAWVNTSSAAYTGTSANKLANIYTQKWVHLGVLQSTEAWSEYRRTGFPVLTFPSDGKLSGFDTPPTRLIYPGKEKILNAANYQAVQAKDTRKTKIFWQP; via the coding sequence ATGAAAAAATTAATTATAAACATAAGCTTTGTTTTAGTTGCAGCGACGTCACTAGTGAGTTGCAAAAAAGCAATTGAAGATAAATTTTATAACCCGGAGAAAGCACGTGATGCAAGTTTGTCCGGACTTTTTACAGCCATGTTAAACAATGACAGGGTAGCTGCGAAATATTGGAATGTACGTACTTTTTTATGTCAGATGCCTGGCGTGTATGCACAAACTTCTTACTTCCCTAATGCAAATTCAGTTTACCAGCAGAGTGATGGCTATTCGCAAAACTATTGGGATGATTTTTATGCTACAGGTGGTAATGGAAGCGGAAGTATGGCACAGTACCGTTCTATGGAGACTAAATTCAAAACGCTTTCAGATACAGAAAAAGCAGCCCAGGCCACAATTATGCAGGCTGCGAAAGTAGTTTTGATAGAGCAGGCTGCAAAGATGGTAGACTTATGGGGGGATATTCCTTATAGCGAAGCCGGTAGTCTGGAAACAAGCAGTACAATTGTGAATGCTAAATTTGATGAGCAAAAAGCATTATATACCAGTTTCATCGCTGATCTGGCAACTGCTGGTGCTTACTTCAAAGCGAATCCGACCAATAAAGATTTTGCTAAAGCAGACATTTTGCTAAAAGGTGATGTCAATCTATGGGCACGTTATGCAAATTCTTTACGCTTAAGATTACTGATGCGTATTTCGAAAGTTGACGAAGGAACAGCCAGAACAGCTGTATTGGATATGTTAAACAACTCGGCTGCTTTTCCATTGATTGATGGTGGAAATAATCCTTCTTACAACCCGGGTGTATCTGATGTTTTACTACAACCTTTAACCAATAGCACCAGTGATTTAAGTGCAGCTTTTATGGAAGGCAGCTGGTATGCTACAGATTACATGTTAAACACGGTGATGTTGCCAGCGAACGACCCGCGTATTCCGGTAATTTATGATAAATACGGCAGAACAGTAAATGGTAAGTTTGTACCAAATGCAGGCTATAAAGCAATGCCGGTTACGATGACCGGATCAGATCAGGAAACTAAATTTGCAGATTATTCAGTACTTGATTCTGCTACCTTTCTTTATAACCAAAAATTACCGGGTATTGTAATCACAGCTTCTGAAGTCAATCTTTTGAAAGCTGAAGCCTATGAAAGATGGGGTAGCTCAGCCAGTGCGCAGACTGCTTATGGAAATGCCTTAAGACAATCCGTTACTTTTTATCACTACCTGAATAGTTTAAATCAGGGTGGTGGATATGTGAATGTTCCAGTTCCTGCCGCTGCTGATATTGATGCCTGGGTAAATACGTCTTCTGCTGCCTATACGGGTACTTCTGCAAATAAACTGGCTAATATTTATACTCAAAAATGGGTTCATTTAGGGGTACTTCAATCTACAGAAGCCTGGTCTGAGTACAGAAGAACAGGTTTTCCTGTCTTAACTTTCCCTTCAGATGGTAAATTATCTGGTTTTGATACTCCTCCAACCAGGTTAATTTATCCAGGTAAAGAAAAGATCCTGAATGCAGCAAATTATCAGGCTGTTCAAGCTAAGGATACGCGTAAAACCAAGATCTTCTGGCAACCGTAA
- a CDS encoding SusC/RagA family TonB-linked outer membrane protein, producing the protein MRKIYLKYLSVFLLTLLTVNAFAQKTLTGTVRDASGPVPGVSVSLKGTSKVTQTDGAGRFSITAGSNDVLSFSAVGYAKQEVTIGNQTSLNVTLTESENSLNEVVVTTALGIKRQEKSLGYAVSTVTAKQLTEAGNTNFASALYGKAAGVKITTAPGGASSAVNVQIRGINSISYNQQPLYVVDGVMIRNDGQNGAAGANNNNYWGDQRIRGNGILDINPADIESLTILKGASASALYGSDAGSGVVVITTKKGIKGKGLGIDFNYQGSIDQVAFLPNFQNVYGPGYDRATNLANAGREDGWIADPSSPTGLRPYFRAYANFGPKMEGQQVKWWDGSIRSYSPQPDNYKDVYQTGYTSNANVAISNQSEAINYRFSASRLDYKGTQPGNTGSKNSFNLNSTIKLAPKLSADVIVSYVNTITKNRPYQLGQVLGSFGGFFSRAEDMNLMKEKFQTSDGYKYAQFNQLDRPEPFVYNIRATNLLDFYWQQLKNEYVENENRLLSSFTLNYDVAKNLKFRGRIGNDYTGARTENRQFTEVPIALNGNTSTGGYTTTQGQYAILYGDALLTYSNKIGKDLNLSVSGGYQGRNETYKDQQSNTKDGLVSRNWFAISNSFSVPETSDIRKQQSKYAYLGILNLGYKDFLFLEGTARQEYASTLPPQNNKYSYYSLNGGFVFSDVVKLPGFWNYGKLRASYGVVGNAPPLYESNIVYTQTSLQTINGSVPSLVTANAYGNNTLMPEKKHEAEFGLETRFLEGRLGLDVSYYNNRVKNQIVPLQVSSTAGATSQIVNVGEIGSRGFEVALNATPVKAGKFRWDTRLNFSSNKSRVISLMQGMSELNFYSSDQSTAKIVAKAGEELGNIYVRPRATDSKGNYIINDDGLYVMDNSTYVKAGNIMPKVVGGFSNTISYGNFSLDFTIDGRFGGKMLAPNLKFMRGAGMLENSMEFRDAEHGGIAYTSNGKTYNDGVLLQGVNQTTGLPNTKVVSAADYYINTYNWGEGSLTDGEIFDNSYIKMREVVLSYKLPASFTSKLKITNLRVSLIGRNLFYIWRTLKDLDPEAPLGNKWWSQGVDVGSTAASRNYGFSISANF; encoded by the coding sequence ATGAGAAAAATTTACTTAAAGTATTTAAGTGTTTTTCTGTTAACCCTGTTGACAGTCAACGCTTTTGCACAAAAAACCCTTACTGGGACAGTAAGGGATGCTTCCGGCCCTGTGCCGGGAGTTAGTGTTTCGCTAAAAGGCACTTCCAAAGTTACCCAGACAGATGGCGCCGGAAGGTTTTCAATCACCGCCGGTTCAAATGATGTTTTGTCTTTTTCTGCGGTAGGTTACGCCAAACAGGAAGTCACTATTGGGAATCAAACCTCACTGAATGTTACCTTGACTGAAAGTGAAAACAGTCTGAATGAAGTTGTTGTAACTACCGCATTAGGGATTAAACGACAAGAAAAATCATTGGGCTATGCAGTAAGTACGGTCACAGCTAAACAATTAACAGAAGCTGGTAATACCAATTTTGCATCCGCTTTATATGGTAAAGCTGCCGGAGTAAAAATTACTACTGCGCCAGGTGGTGCGAGCAGTGCGGTCAACGTACAAATCCGTGGAATTAACTCTATCAGTTATAATCAACAACCTCTATATGTAGTAGATGGGGTAATGATTAGAAATGATGGTCAGAATGGAGCTGCGGGTGCTAACAACAATAACTATTGGGGAGATCAGCGGATCAGAGGAAACGGTATTTTAGATATCAATCCTGCGGATATTGAAAGTCTGACTATCTTAAAAGGAGCGAGTGCTTCTGCTTTATATGGTTCAGACGCTGGAAGTGGTGTGGTCGTAATTACTACTAAAAAAGGAATAAAAGGAAAAGGTCTTGGAATTGATTTTAATTACCAGGGATCAATTGATCAGGTTGCTTTTCTTCCGAATTTCCAGAATGTGTACGGCCCGGGTTATGACAGGGCTACTAACTTAGCGAATGCCGGGCGTGAAGATGGCTGGATTGCAGATCCAAGTTCACCAACAGGATTAAGACCATATTTCAGAGCTTACGCAAACTTTGGCCCTAAAATGGAAGGTCAGCAGGTGAAATGGTGGGATGGTTCAATCCGTTCTTATTCTCCGCAACCTGATAACTACAAAGACGTTTATCAGACAGGTTATACCTCAAACGCAAACGTGGCTATCTCAAACCAAAGCGAAGCGATCAATTACCGTTTCTCCGCATCGCGTCTGGATTATAAAGGTACACAACCAGGAAACACAGGTTCGAAGAACTCTTTCAACTTAAACTCTACGATTAAACTTGCGCCAAAACTTTCTGCCGATGTAATTGTGAGTTATGTAAATACGATTACCAAAAACAGACCTTATCAGTTAGGCCAGGTTTTAGGTTCATTTGGTGGTTTCTTCAGCCGTGCTGAAGATATGAACCTGATGAAAGAAAAATTCCAGACTAGTGATGGCTATAAATATGCACAGTTTAACCAACTGGATCGTCCAGAGCCATTCGTTTATAATATCAGAGCAACTAATTTGCTTGATTTCTACTGGCAGCAATTGAAAAACGAGTACGTTGAAAATGAGAATAGATTATTATCAAGTTTCACTTTAAACTATGATGTTGCTAAAAACCTGAAATTCAGAGGGCGTATTGGTAATGACTATACAGGTGCAAGAACAGAAAACCGTCAGTTTACTGAAGTTCCGATCGCATTAAATGGGAATACAAGTACTGGTGGATACACCACTACGCAAGGACAATATGCAATTTTGTATGGAGATGCTTTACTAACTTACTCCAATAAAATTGGTAAAGACCTGAATCTGTCAGTAAGTGGGGGTTACCAGGGTAGAAATGAAACTTATAAAGACCAGCAATCGAATACGAAAGATGGATTAGTTTCAAGAAACTGGTTTGCAATCAGCAACTCATTCAGTGTTCCTGAAACTTCTGACATCAGAAAACAACAATCGAAATATGCTTACCTTGGAATCTTAAACTTAGGCTACAAAGACTTCTTGTTCTTAGAAGGTACAGCACGTCAGGAATATGCATCTACACTGCCTCCGCAGAATAACAAATACTCTTACTATTCATTAAATGGTGGTTTCGTTTTCAGTGATGTAGTGAAATTACCGGGCTTCTGGAACTATGGTAAATTAAGAGCTTCTTATGGCGTGGTAGGTAATGCGCCACCGTTATATGAATCAAATATTGTTTATACACAAACCTCTCTTCAAACCATTAATGGTTCAGTTCCATCCTTAGTTACTGCTAATGCTTATGGAAATAATACTTTAATGCCAGAAAAGAAACACGAAGCTGAATTTGGTCTGGAAACCCGCTTTTTAGAAGGACGTCTTGGCTTGGATGTAAGTTATTACAATAACCGTGTTAAAAACCAGATCGTGCCACTACAAGTAAGTTCAACTGCTGGTGCAACCAGTCAGATTGTAAATGTGGGTGAAATTGGAAGCAGAGGATTTGAAGTCGCTTTAAATGCAACTCCTGTAAAAGCTGGTAAGTTCCGTTGGGATACACGTTTGAATTTCTCTTCTAATAAATCACGTGTAATTTCATTAATGCAGGGTATGTCTGAGTTGAATTTCTATTCTTCAGATCAGTCAACTGCTAAAATTGTAGCCAAAGCCGGTGAAGAATTGGGTAATATTTATGTACGCCCAAGAGCAACAGATTCCAAAGGCAATTATATCATCAATGATGATGGTTTATATGTAATGGATAACAGTACCTACGTTAAAGCTGGTAACATTATGCCAAAAGTTGTTGGCGGTTTCTCTAATACGATCAGCTATGGTAACTTCTCTCTGGACTTCACTATTGATGGCCGTTTCGGAGGAAAGATGCTTGCACCAAACCTTAAATTTATGCGCGGAGCAGGTATGCTGGAAAACTCTATGGAATTCAGAGATGCTGAACATGGTGGAATTGCTTACACCAGTAATGGTAAAACGTACAACGATGGGGTATTGTTACAAGGTGTAAACCAGACTACAGGCTTACCAAATACCAAAGTTGTTTCTGCTGCTGATTATTATATAAACACTTATAACTGGGGAGAAGGCTCTTTGACAGATGGAGAAATTTTTGATAACAGTTATATCAAAATGAGAGAAGTGGTATTAAGCTACAAGTTGCCAGCTTCGTTTACCAGTAAACTTAAAATCACCAACCTGAGAGTTTCATTGATTGGCCGTAACTTATTCTACATCTGGCGTACGCTGAAAGATTTAGATCCTGAAGCACCATTAGGAAATAAATGGTGGTCACAAGGAGTAGATGTAGGCTCTACAGCTGCATCAAGAAATTATGGTTTTTCTATAAGCGCGAATTTCTAA